DNA sequence from the Quercus lobata isolate SW786 unplaced genomic scaffold, ValleyOak3.0 Primary Assembly Scq3eQI_1999, whole genome shotgun sequence genome:
aatatccaTTCTTATTATAGTAAGTCATACGACTCATAAGTTATACTCATACCTCtagatttaaacaaaaaaaaaaatttaattaaaaatttaggaAGACAACTTTTTGAAAAGAGGAAAATATTTACCAGTCTGCAAGGGAATATTGTCATTGTGATCACAAATCACAATctgatttgaaagaaaaaaatgttcttGAAAATGAAACAGCTGATGTTGCAGTACAGGTATTGGTCTATttagccacaaaaaaaaaaaaatatatatatatatatatatatattttatttgggcCATTAGTCACATTGATATTTTTCATCTATGACTGTTTgaatatcgcttattttgctgaaaactgaaaacactatagcaaaataatttttaaatgtgtgaatagtgtcatgagacccatttttaatggaagttttgtttgaaaaaaaggTTTGTAGGTCCCGTAAATAGTATACGAGACCCACTAAACAGTGCATAATCACATGAAAAttgacttctcaaaaaaaaaaaaaaaagccaaaacgCCAAACGCTGGGACGTGGATGTGTATCCAAACAAATACTTAATGGTAGAAAccattttgacacaataccaaaaagttatggactaaattgacacatttgaaTAGTGAATGACCAAATCAACACACAATatgtaatttaccaaaaaaaatcgTGTTCATTCTAACATTATGAGTTTATGACATTATCACAATTTAATGAGTACCATTTTGCTCAAGGATTTTATTCCCCTTAAATGACAGATTTTGCATGTGAGATGCGAGtgtttgaaacttgaatttgatTCTATAGCATTATACATGACAgattattattttggtaattttattttctattagtAATGTTTACTTTATTGAGATATGGCACAAATCAAATATGACAAGgaaaatatatttcatatttcaaTTAGAAAAGTACTACATCCAcaacaattttttcacaacagATTATAggtagtaaattgttattaattctaatttaaatatataattgaaatttttttttttacccatctataacaaccaataacaatctACCACTTAAAATGTGACGTGAAATTATTGCGATAATATTGTgtagatagaattttttttttttttttttttttccaattagcTATACTTTCAAAGCTTTTTAACTGCAAAAATAAACTGGATTCTATAACATGTGACATCTCATGAATGAGACGTGGATTTCAAAGATATAAACAATATCTGGTCATATGAGAGTTTTTGGGCTTTGAGCTACAGAAATGAATAGTAATCTGTATGAAAAGTAATCTGTAATCCACTTCTAACActgatattttaataaacatTTACTTATTAAATGATATCTGTAATCttaaaatatgtaaagaaatacataaaaatatagcATGTATGGTCAAAGAAACTGTTGTGAGGCGGAGTTTTGTAAAAAACTACCATTTCAATTGGTCAAAGAAACTGTTTGGGTTtggatgaaaaattaaaattattttattatttagtttatttttattatttatgagatttattgtactttttagtactatttatgaactttattatactattttaactaatttttatttttatctataatatttttagcaataattttttaattttaataaaataagcggtattcaaatacatttttaaaactttgacaaaaatgaaaagtgaaaaccattcaattcatgtttttttttttttttttttttttttcagttcaaCTATCAATCATTAAAATTATACCAATACTTATTTTTACCACAATGAAcggaaagatttttatttatttttctttaatttttgtgtgGGTGATTTGTCATATTCTCAtaggcaaataaaaaatttataaaaaataaaaaataaaaaataaaagtcttgGCTGTAGCACAGATTTAAGGGTATAATCAGGTGTAGAATCACATACCTGCCATTGCCATCCTCCGAGGTCATGAGGATCAGAATCATCGGCTAGATCAAAGCACGTGGCAGTTCCACTATGGTTATAGTATATGTTAGCTGCACCGTATAACTTCGCGAAAGTATCATTTCCAGTCGTTGGATTATCGATTGCCTTACACATCTGAGCCACTCACACAAGAATAAGTCAAAAAGTACTCAGCCAAAAATAACAGGAACAAGGTGAAAAGTGTGTCAATGTCTATTATACcccttaaattatataaaactgaagatattaacatgaaaatatatatatatatatatatatatatatatctatctattTTTAGGTCCAGTCAATGAGTGACAGTAAAGCTTTTGTTAAtagattattttaagaaaattttaatactgCTTtcattgaaatataaaaaaattttcaaaataaatcttttttttttgtcataaaaaatttctaaaaatattttttaaataaatattttaagggCATATGTTAatttaaatagaaaagaaaagaaattgagcTATGTGTTACTTTTTAAGAGTACATATATACCTGTTTCACTGGATAAGCTGGTAAAGGACTTATGAAATTTGAAGCAGTGGGATAATCTGTCATGGCCGTGTAATAGTATGCGGTAGTAAGCCAACCTTCTAAAGAACTTGCACTAATATAGTTCCTATaagaagatattaaaaaaaaaaaatttaattaaaagtcAATTTCTATGAAGATAATATCTTTCAAAGTAAGCTAGAATTGTAACAGTAATGAGTCTTACTTGCATATTTTGAATGATTTACGAAGGGCCTCGAGACCACCGGGTTGATTtgctttattttcaatttgatccCATGAACCTTTGAGCACTTTGTAACAATTCTCGCTTTCACTCTAAATTTTCACATACAACCAAAAAGATAATTTACtcttcaaattattttacatcATATTTGTCATTATCatggcttcaaaaaaaaaaagtatttgtaaTTATCATTATTCATTAGTAATAAGTTAATTGTActtctagccaaaaaaaaaagagtttattgTCCTTACATACACAAATAGTAGATGTGAGGTGGTTTATATAATTCCGGAATGTTTACATTATTATTGTTGTCTTGTTATACAATATGTATACAAAAGGTAATTACTTGGCCTAGAACCTtatctagaatctcatcttTAATGTCTTTTAGCTGGGtcaaaaatgtaaatataaaagagaGTGGGAAAGAGAGACCCTGAAGTCCTTGGTGACAATGTTGTTGAAGCTATTTGGGGATGTAATATTCTCAAAACTGAGGATGGGTGAAGAAGATGCCAAGGCTCCAATAGTTATATGCGGGTACTTCAATCTAAACCATGCTGCTAGCACTGAAAAGCCAATGAACTCAATTTTAATATCCCCCACTATGTtccaataatatatttttttttttttttttttttttttgcataaacaaTTGTATTGGGACAAAAGTTCTaccaaggaaaagaaaaagaagagagcaaaaaacagagcaaaaggacttgatgatgagatttttaCTTAATTGTATTGGGACAAAAGTTCTACcacggaaaagaaaaagaagagaacaaaaaacaaagcaaaaggaCTTGATGATGAGATTGTTACTTACTTCCACCATATGAGCCTCCAAAAACAACAACAGGACAGTCGGTTGCCGATAAATTTTTCTTCAGATCAGTGATAACAGTGGCATAATCTGCCAACGCCTGTGTTGAGCTCAGATATCCAAGTGTACTTGTATTGCTGTAAGCCACATCTTTATGACCCCCAAATGGAATGGATTTACCATAGAACCTATGCTGCAATTTTTATACCATCTCAAACTCACATTATTCATCTTTTAAAGAATATTAcacattttcacacactttttcatccacacatatttcaaaaaactataaacaacatTTTCCAAATTCTTCTACCAAACAAAATTAGTTAGAAACAAGATTAGTTAGTATTGTATTCTTTTTCCTCTATTCTAttatattcaaaatcaaaatcaaaagctcGGTAAGTTCTGTAATTGACTTGTTGAATATCAATAATACAAGGGAATTTcgaataaaaattcaagacTTAGTATATAATTAACATATCTCTATTCTCTAATATGAATCAAAGTTACCTCGATGAAAACAAGAAGGGCTTTGAAATGGGGTGCTTTTTCAAACATAAAGCCTGTGTTCTGAGCAAACCATTCAACATCTCCTTCATTTCCCGTGTAGACAAAGATTGGAGCATTGCTATGAGCACCACCCCAGAACGTGTCATTGATGAGATACCTTTGCTGAAAGGTTTGGTAGCTCTTGGGATTGAAATTGAAGTGGTCAAGGATTTGGGTGAAATACTTGGTTTTGTAAAGCTGATTTTTGGTAGAAAGTGCAGCTGAGAGCTGCTCAGGCCGAACGATTGAAGAAGGGAAGCTAGGTGTGATTTTGGCTATTGAAGCTGTAAATGACAACAAAGTGAAGAAGGAAAACCAtagaaacacaaacccagtTGCCATTTCTATGTTGTGTAGGAAAAGAGTGACGGATGGATGGTCCTAAATCGAGACTTGAGAGAGGAGATTAGCTAGGAAGAGTGAGAAGTACACGCCTTTGTATAGAGTAATAAGGCAAGAAGGTAAGGGTAGGCGGCCGAATTATAGACAACTTGTATGATAGAACTATTGACTATTTTTATCTGGAAGTGTCTCTTGGAAACGAATCAAACGATAATAGACGTTGGTCCCAGATCTCTTTTGAGAAAAGTATCTCATGGACGGACCCctacgctttttttttttttgtttcacaaGCATAGGAATCCCTATGTAAATTTGAAAATCACACATCGATGACATATTGGCGTCGTGTCATCACTGAGAAATCAAAGTACGTAACTCTCATCTCcactataaaataaaactttggtGATTGACAAAACTAATATACTTCCATCTTGAGATAGAAATCAACTTAATGATGAGTAAGCTAATTGAATTGTATAGTTTAGTGGTGTTGTTTTATTCTTCCAAAATAAGGAGAATCTAGTATTGAGATACCAAACCGACGCAGTGGTTTAAAAGTAAAGAATtgctatattcacaatattttcctaacacttttacaacaaattttagatgaTATGTTGTTACTAATTTAATTTGAACTCAccatagaaaatattttttttccttaacaaCCTGCCATTTAGtattaatttgttatgaaaatactgtgagcatatcatttctctataaATTAAGAATATTGTAATTCATTAGTAttgttttgtttcttcattAAGAATATTGTTTCTTCACAATATTTTCctaacacttttacaacaaattttagatgaTATGTTGTTACTAATTTAATTTGAACTCAccatagaaaatattttttttccttaacaaCCTGCCATTTAGtattaatttgttatgaaaatactgtgagcatatcatttctctataaATTAAGAATATTGTAATTCATTAGTATTGTTTTGTTTCTTCATAAAAGAAAACCTAGATTCAATTCTTGTTTTCCACATtttataagagaaaaaaaaattattgaatttaattggaaaactTGAAATACAACACTAGGTTGTTTGTGCAAAGTGGCTCAAtgtcattattaatttttttgaagcaATGTCATTATTAATTAGAAACTAGTGAATAACTTGTACATACACGGtacaataaaaaacaattacaattatacacatatatatatgttcaaattataagagatctggggtttaatccccgcctacaccaaaaactgattggtgtcttgatctgatgataaagagctatcattaggagcggatgccataggttcaaaactctttaaaaaaaaaaaaaaaaattatacctgACGTAAAAATTACACATCTTTtaagccatatatatatatatatatatatatgaattttactcttttttttatgttttttttgggatatacatgagtttactttttttttattggactaTTGATGGTTTATTTTATAGACTCTTCGTCTTTCATATAACATTAactcacctaaaaaaaaaagcacttagATATgtcacatgacgca
Encoded proteins:
- the LOC115973062 gene encoding lysosomal Pro-X carboxypeptidase-like, giving the protein MATGFVFLWFSFFTLLSFTASIAKITPSFPSSIVRPEQLSAALSTKNQLYKTKYFTQILDHFNFNPKSYQTFQQRYLINDTFWGGAHSNAPIFVYTGNEGDVEWFAQNTGFMFEKAPHFKALLVFIEHRFYGKSIPFGGHKDVAYSNTSTLGYLSSTQALADYATVITDLKKNLSATDCPVVVFGGSYGGMLAAWFRLKYPHITIGALASSSPILSFENITSPNSFNNIVTKDFRSESENCYKVLKGSWDQIENKANQPGGLEALRKSFKICKNYISASSLEGWLTTAYYYTAMTDYPTASNFISPLPAYPVKQMCKAIDNPTTGNDTFAKLYGAANIYYNHSGTATCFDLADDSDPHDLGGWQWQACTEMIMPMGGNNKESILPESYWNYDNRVTSCKLTYDAVPRPNWITTEFGGHDIKRVLKRFGSNIIFFNGLRDPWSGGGVLENISESIVAIVAKEGAHHVDLRFSTKEDPEWLKDVRKQEVNIIAKWIAQYYQDLAHLSS